The following proteins come from a genomic window of Triticum aestivum cultivar Chinese Spring chromosome 6A, IWGSC CS RefSeq v2.1, whole genome shotgun sequence:
- the LOC123132163 gene encoding probable UDP-N-acetylglucosamine--peptide N-acetylglucosaminyltransferase SPINDLY isoform X1, with product MQPGMEPLQGKESNGAVPDCNGAAAPPAKQQLPEGTDALRYANILRSRNKFADALQLYSTVLDKDGTNVEALIGKGICLQAQSLPRQALDCFTEAVKVDPKNACALTHCGMIYKDEGHLVEAAEAYQKARSADPSYKAAAEFLAIVLTDLGTSLKLAGNTEDGIQKYCEALEVDSHYAPAYYNLGVVYSEMMQFDVALTCYEKAALERPLYAEAYCNMGVIYKNRGELDAAIACYDRCLTISPNFEIAKNNMAIALTDLGTKVKIEGDINQGVAYYKKALFYNWHYADAMYNLGVAYGEMLNFEMAIVFYELALHFNPRCAEACNNLGVIYKDRDNLDKAVECYQMALSIKPNFSQSLNNLGVVYTVQGKMDAAASMIEKAILANPTYAEAYNNLGVLYRDAGSITLSVQAYERCLQIDPDSRNAGQNRLLAMNYIDEGSDDRLYDAHREWGKRFMKLYAQYTSWDNIRVADRPLVIGYVSPDFFTHSVSYFVEAPLTHHDYTNCKVVVYSGVVKADAKTLRFKDKVLKKGGVWRDIYGIDEKKVATLVREDKVDILVELTGHTANNKLGTMACRPAPIQVTWIGYPNTTGLPAIDYRITDSLADSPNTNQRHVEELVRLPESFLCYTPSPEAGPVCPTPAISNGFVTFGSFNNLAKITPKVMQVWARILCAVPNSRLVVKCKPFCCDSIRQKFLSTLEELGLESLRVDLLPLIHLNHDHMQAYSLMDISLDTFPYAGTTTTCESLYMGVPCVTMAGSVHAHNVGVSLLTKVGLGRLVAKTEDEYVSLALELASDVSALEELRKSLRELMIKSPVCDGESFTRGLESAYRSMWHRYCDGDSPALRRLEVLAGEDLDKTAVKLADLKAQRVNATAEEDNQSPLKKADATSKGGEPQIMVNDVSSPEGNQALVTAKAQPQIMVNGGSSPHSPSVRCEANGHSSR from the exons aTGCAGCCAGGGATGGAGCCCCTCCAAGGGAAGGAGAGCAACGGCGCCGTTCCTGACTGCAATGGGGCTGCTGCCCCCCCTGCGAAGCAGCAGCTGCCTGAAGGGACGGACGCCCTTCGGTATGCCAACATCCTCCGGTCACGCAACAAATTTGCTGATGCTCTCCAGTTGTACAGTACCGTTCTTGACAAGGATGGAACCAATGTGGAGGCCCTTATCGGAAAAGGGATCTGCCTCCAGGCCCAGAGCCTGCCAAGGCAGGCCTTGGATTGCTTCACCGAGGCTGTCAAGGTCGATCCCAAGAATGCGTGTGCTCTCACACATTGTGGGATGATATACAAAGACGAGGGTCACCTAGTTGAGGCCGCAGAG GCATATCAAAAAGCTCGAAGTGCGGATCCTTCCTATAAAGCTGCTGCGGAATTTCTTGCTATAGTTTTGACCGATCTTGGAACTAGCTTGAAGCTTGCAGGCAATACAGAAGATGGGATTCAAAAATATTGTGAAGCTCTTGAAGTGGATAGCCACTATGCG CCTGCTTATTACAACCTTGGGGTGGTTTATTCAGAGATGATGCAGTTTGACGTAGCTCTTACTTGTTATGAAAAAGCTGCATTGGAGAGACCATTGTATGCTGAAGCTTATTGCAATATGGGGGTTATTTACAAGAATCGGGGAGAGCTAGACGCAGCAATTGCCTGCTACGACAG GTGCTTGACTATTTCCCCCAACTTTGAGATTGCTAAGAATAACATGGCAATAGCACTAACCGACTTGGGTACAAAG GTTAAAATTGAAGGTGACATCAATCAAGGTGTGGCATATTACAAGAAAGCTCTGTTCTATAATTGGCACTATGCTGATGCAATGTATAATCTTGGTGTTGCATATGGTGAAATGTTGAATTTTGAGATG GCTATTGTTTTTTATGAACTTGCTCTGCACTTCAATCCTCGCTGTGCGGAGGCATGCAACAACCTGGGAGTAATATACAAGGATAGGGATAATCTCGACAAAGCTGTTGAATGTTATCAA ATGGCCTTGTCAATTAAGCCAAATTTCTCCCAGTCATTGAATAACCTTGGAGTTGTCTATACAGTTCAG ggcaagatggatgctgctGCAAGCATGATTGAGAAGGCCATACTTGCAAATCCCACTTATGCTGAAGCATACAATAACTTAG GTGTTCTTTACAGAGATGCTGGAAGTATTACGTTATCTGTACAGGCATATGAAAGATGCCTGCAAATTGATCCTGATTCACGAAATGCCGGTCAG AACCGTTTGCTTGCCATGAACTATATTGACGAGGGCTCAGATGACAGGCTTTATGATGCTCACAG GGAATGGGGAAAGCGCTTTATGAAATTGTATGCACAGTATACTAGTTGGGATAACATAAGAGTCGCTGATCGTCCACTGGTCATTGGTTATGTGTCTCCTGATTTTTTTACTCACTCCGTGTCTTACTTCGTTGAAGCCCCCCTTACACACCATGATTACACAAATTGCAAGGTGGTCGTCTATTCTGGTGTTGTGAAG GCAGATGCCAAGACCCTTCGATTCAAGGATAAGGTGTTAAAAAAGGGCGGGGTCTGGAGAGATATATATGGTATTGATGAAAAGAAGGTTGCTACCTTGGTCAGAGAGGATAAAGTGGATATACTTGTGGAACTTACTGGTCATACAGCAAATAATAAACTAGGAACAATGGCGTGCCGCCCTGCTCCTATTCAG GTTACATGGATTGGTTACCCTAATACGACAGGTTTACCAGCAATTGACTACAGAATAACAGATTCATTGGCTGATTCTCCTAATACAAACCAAAG GCATGTTGAAGAGTTGGTGCGCCTTCCTGAAAGTTTTCTTTGTTACACTCCTTCTCCAGAAGCTGGGCCGGTTTGTCCCACACCAGCAATTTCAAATGGTTTCGTCACGTTTGGTAGTTTTAACAATCTAGCAAAG ATCACACCGAAAGTTATGCAAGTTTGGGCCAGAATATTATGTGCAGTCCCTAACTCACGGCTTGTGGTTAAGTGCAAGCCATTCTGCTGTGACAGTATAAGACAGAAATTTTTATCGACACTTGAGGAGTTGGGTTTGGAGTCACTACGAGTTGATTTACTACCACTCATCCATCTCAACCATGACCACATGCAAGCATATTCCTTAATGGACATCAG CCTAGATACGTTTCCATATGCTGGGACTACCACTACATGTGAATCTCTTTACATGGGGGTTCCATGTGTTACAATGGCTGGTTCAGTTCATGCTCATAATGTTGGTGTTAGCCTACTCACTAAAGTTG GGTTGGGGAGGCTGGTTGCCAAAACGGAGGATGAATATGTTAGCTTAGCATTGGAGTTGGCATCAGATGTGAGTGCCTTAGAAGAACTGAGGAAGAGCCTCCGGGAACTGATGATAAAATCACCAGTCTGTGACGGAGAGAGTTTCACACGTGGCCTGGAATCTGCATACCGAAGCATGTGGCATAGGTACTGTGATGGGGATTCACCAGCTCTCAGGCGCTTAGAAGTGTTGGCGGGCGAAGACTTGGACAAGACGGCTGTGAAACTTGCAGATCTTAAAGCACAGAGAGTGAATGCTACTGCTGAGGAAGATAATCAGTCCCCGCTAAAGAAGGCTGACGCCACGTCCAAGGGAGGCGAGCCCCAAATAATGGTGAACGATGTGAGTTCTCCTGAAGGTAACCAGGCCCTCGTAACGGCGAAAGCGCAGCCCCAAATAATGGTGAATGGTGGGAGTTCACCTCACTCCCCTTCGGTGAGATGCGAAGCAAATGGGCATAGCAGCCGATGA
- the LOC123132163 gene encoding probable UDP-N-acetylglucosamine--peptide N-acetylglucosaminyltransferase SPINDLY isoform X2, giving the protein MQPGMEPLQGKESNGAVPDCNGAAAPPAKQQLPEGTDALRYANILRSRNKFADALQLYSTVLDKDGTNVEALIGKGICLQAQSLPRQALDCFTEAVKVDPKNACALTHCGMIYKDEGHLVEAAEAYQKARSADPSYKAAAEFLAIVLTDLGTSLKLAGNTEDGIQKYCEALEVDSHYAPAYYNLGVVYSEMMQFDVALTCYEKAALERPLYAEAYCNMGVIYKNRGELDAAIACYDRCLTISPNFEIAKNNMAIALTDLGTKAIVFYELALHFNPRCAEACNNLGVIYKDRDNLDKAVECYQMALSIKPNFSQSLNNLGVVYTVQGKMDAAASMIEKAILANPTYAEAYNNLGVLYRDAGSITLSVQAYERCLQIDPDSRNAGQNRLLAMNYIDEGSDDRLYDAHREWGKRFMKLYAQYTSWDNIRVADRPLVIGYVSPDFFTHSVSYFVEAPLTHHDYTNCKVVVYSGVVKADAKTLRFKDKVLKKGGVWRDIYGIDEKKVATLVREDKVDILVELTGHTANNKLGTMACRPAPIQVTWIGYPNTTGLPAIDYRITDSLADSPNTNQRHVEELVRLPESFLCYTPSPEAGPVCPTPAISNGFVTFGSFNNLAKITPKVMQVWARILCAVPNSRLVVKCKPFCCDSIRQKFLSTLEELGLESLRVDLLPLIHLNHDHMQAYSLMDISLDTFPYAGTTTTCESLYMGVPCVTMAGSVHAHNVGVSLLTKVGLGRLVAKTEDEYVSLALELASDVSALEELRKSLRELMIKSPVCDGESFTRGLESAYRSMWHRYCDGDSPALRRLEVLAGEDLDKTAVKLADLKAQRVNATAEEDNQSPLKKADATSKGGEPQIMVNDVSSPEGNQALVTAKAQPQIMVNGGSSPHSPSVRCEANGHSSR; this is encoded by the exons aTGCAGCCAGGGATGGAGCCCCTCCAAGGGAAGGAGAGCAACGGCGCCGTTCCTGACTGCAATGGGGCTGCTGCCCCCCCTGCGAAGCAGCAGCTGCCTGAAGGGACGGACGCCCTTCGGTATGCCAACATCCTCCGGTCACGCAACAAATTTGCTGATGCTCTCCAGTTGTACAGTACCGTTCTTGACAAGGATGGAACCAATGTGGAGGCCCTTATCGGAAAAGGGATCTGCCTCCAGGCCCAGAGCCTGCCAAGGCAGGCCTTGGATTGCTTCACCGAGGCTGTCAAGGTCGATCCCAAGAATGCGTGTGCTCTCACACATTGTGGGATGATATACAAAGACGAGGGTCACCTAGTTGAGGCCGCAGAG GCATATCAAAAAGCTCGAAGTGCGGATCCTTCCTATAAAGCTGCTGCGGAATTTCTTGCTATAGTTTTGACCGATCTTGGAACTAGCTTGAAGCTTGCAGGCAATACAGAAGATGGGATTCAAAAATATTGTGAAGCTCTTGAAGTGGATAGCCACTATGCG CCTGCTTATTACAACCTTGGGGTGGTTTATTCAGAGATGATGCAGTTTGACGTAGCTCTTACTTGTTATGAAAAAGCTGCATTGGAGAGACCATTGTATGCTGAAGCTTATTGCAATATGGGGGTTATTTACAAGAATCGGGGAGAGCTAGACGCAGCAATTGCCTGCTACGACAG GTGCTTGACTATTTCCCCCAACTTTGAGATTGCTAAGAATAACATGGCAATAGCACTAACCGACTTGGGTACAAAG GCTATTGTTTTTTATGAACTTGCTCTGCACTTCAATCCTCGCTGTGCGGAGGCATGCAACAACCTGGGAGTAATATACAAGGATAGGGATAATCTCGACAAAGCTGTTGAATGTTATCAA ATGGCCTTGTCAATTAAGCCAAATTTCTCCCAGTCATTGAATAACCTTGGAGTTGTCTATACAGTTCAG ggcaagatggatgctgctGCAAGCATGATTGAGAAGGCCATACTTGCAAATCCCACTTATGCTGAAGCATACAATAACTTAG GTGTTCTTTACAGAGATGCTGGAAGTATTACGTTATCTGTACAGGCATATGAAAGATGCCTGCAAATTGATCCTGATTCACGAAATGCCGGTCAG AACCGTTTGCTTGCCATGAACTATATTGACGAGGGCTCAGATGACAGGCTTTATGATGCTCACAG GGAATGGGGAAAGCGCTTTATGAAATTGTATGCACAGTATACTAGTTGGGATAACATAAGAGTCGCTGATCGTCCACTGGTCATTGGTTATGTGTCTCCTGATTTTTTTACTCACTCCGTGTCTTACTTCGTTGAAGCCCCCCTTACACACCATGATTACACAAATTGCAAGGTGGTCGTCTATTCTGGTGTTGTGAAG GCAGATGCCAAGACCCTTCGATTCAAGGATAAGGTGTTAAAAAAGGGCGGGGTCTGGAGAGATATATATGGTATTGATGAAAAGAAGGTTGCTACCTTGGTCAGAGAGGATAAAGTGGATATACTTGTGGAACTTACTGGTCATACAGCAAATAATAAACTAGGAACAATGGCGTGCCGCCCTGCTCCTATTCAG GTTACATGGATTGGTTACCCTAATACGACAGGTTTACCAGCAATTGACTACAGAATAACAGATTCATTGGCTGATTCTCCTAATACAAACCAAAG GCATGTTGAAGAGTTGGTGCGCCTTCCTGAAAGTTTTCTTTGTTACACTCCTTCTCCAGAAGCTGGGCCGGTTTGTCCCACACCAGCAATTTCAAATGGTTTCGTCACGTTTGGTAGTTTTAACAATCTAGCAAAG ATCACACCGAAAGTTATGCAAGTTTGGGCCAGAATATTATGTGCAGTCCCTAACTCACGGCTTGTGGTTAAGTGCAAGCCATTCTGCTGTGACAGTATAAGACAGAAATTTTTATCGACACTTGAGGAGTTGGGTTTGGAGTCACTACGAGTTGATTTACTACCACTCATCCATCTCAACCATGACCACATGCAAGCATATTCCTTAATGGACATCAG CCTAGATACGTTTCCATATGCTGGGACTACCACTACATGTGAATCTCTTTACATGGGGGTTCCATGTGTTACAATGGCTGGTTCAGTTCATGCTCATAATGTTGGTGTTAGCCTACTCACTAAAGTTG GGTTGGGGAGGCTGGTTGCCAAAACGGAGGATGAATATGTTAGCTTAGCATTGGAGTTGGCATCAGATGTGAGTGCCTTAGAAGAACTGAGGAAGAGCCTCCGGGAACTGATGATAAAATCACCAGTCTGTGACGGAGAGAGTTTCACACGTGGCCTGGAATCTGCATACCGAAGCATGTGGCATAGGTACTGTGATGGGGATTCACCAGCTCTCAGGCGCTTAGAAGTGTTGGCGGGCGAAGACTTGGACAAGACGGCTGTGAAACTTGCAGATCTTAAAGCACAGAGAGTGAATGCTACTGCTGAGGAAGATAATCAGTCCCCGCTAAAGAAGGCTGACGCCACGTCCAAGGGAGGCGAGCCCCAAATAATGGTGAACGATGTGAGTTCTCCTGAAGGTAACCAGGCCCTCGTAACGGCGAAAGCGCAGCCCCAAATAATGGTGAATGGTGGGAGTTCACCTCACTCCCCTTCGGTGAGATGCGAAGCAAATGGGCATAGCAGCCGATGA